Below is a genomic region from Paraburkholderia sp. BL23I1N1.
ATTGTCCACCGGGCCAAGACGCGTTTGCAGCGCGCAGGTGCGCCGCTTGAACGGCCCGATCCCGCCGCGCATGCGCGAATCGTGGAGCGCTTGCGCACGGCGCTGGAGGCGCAGGATCGGGTTGGTTTGCTGCGTCTCTTTAGCGATGCGCCAGAGGTTATCAGCGACGCGCCGGTGTGTACGCAAGAACTGGCGCCCGTGGCCTGGATGGAGACGGTTACCGCGCTCGCACATCAGGCGAGCCATGCAGAGCTGGTGTCGGTCGAAGGCGCAATGGCTATTGCGCTGCTCTTCGAAGGCGAGGTTGTCGGGGTGATCGACGTGTCCACGCAACGTCTGCCGGACGGTTCGGTGAAGATCGTCGCATTGCGCGCTGTCATCAGTGCGGTGCGTTTGCAGGCAGCCAACCGCTTGCTGGGCCGCGCGGCCGTCATGAAGCTGCTCGCGCGGATCCAGCAGAACGCCATTGCCTCAATTACGATGCGCAGCGACTTCCCAGTTGATGTCGACGCATAGCACCTGCGTGCCGTGCGGCGTATGCGCGGCGATCGAGGCCGTCACGCACAGGTGTGCCTCGTTGATCGACAGGTAGGGCGGCGTGAGGTGCACCCGGCCGGGCGCGCGCATCGCCTGGATGAAGTACGGGCGGCGTTCCCAGCTCGCACCTTCCGAATGCAGCAACGGCCGGAAGCGCTTCGCACGTTGCGAAGCACGCCCCGACGGCAGCACGTTGTCGCCGATCTGCCGGCCCGAACCGTCGAGCACGAAGCAGCGTGCCGTTTCGCCGAGCGTGAGCAGCGAGGCGGTCGCCTGGGTAACCGATTCCCCGGCCACGAGTTGGGCAGCCGCCGTTTCCAGCGCCGTGACATAGGGTGCGAGCCGTGCGGACTGCGAGCGTTCGCGCGAAGCGACCCGTTCGCGCAGCGCCGCGGAGAGCGAGTCCATCAAGCCGGCCGCGGCTTGCGGTTTCACGGGCTCGACGCTCGGGCCCGCGAAAAACGCGCCCTGCACGAAGTCGACGTTGCATTCGAGCGCGATCAGCGCATCGCGCTCGGTGCCGAGGCCGCCCATCAGCACCAGCTGGCCGGATTCGTGCAGCAGCGAGACGAGGCCCGGCAGCACGCGTTCGATATGCGAGTGCTCGCTCGCTTGCGCGAGGATGCAGCGGTCGAGCGTGACGATGTCCGGGCGCAAATTCCACACGCGGTCGATGTTCGAATGCTTCGCGCCAAAGCCGTCCAGCGCGATCAGGAAACCGGATTTGCGCAATGCGTCGATGATGTCGGCGAAGCGCGTGGTTTCGCCACCTGCCTGCTCGGACACTTCCAGCACCACGCGTTGCGGCGGCAGACCCAGCGCCTTGAGGCCGGCGAGCAGTGCGTCGCCGTAACTGGTGTCCATCAGTGCCGCCGGGTGCAGGCTCAGGAAAAGCCATTCGTCGTGGCTGTCGAATGCATTGAAGTTGCCCAGATGCAGCGATTCGGCGAGCCGTCCGAGTTCCAGCAGGTCGCCGCGCCGCGCCGCCTGCGTGAAAACCTCGTGCGACGGCACTTGCAGCGCATGTTCGTCGTGTGCGCGCAGTGAAGCGTGATAACCGATCGCGCGCCGGTGCGACACCGAGAAAACGGGCTGGAACACGCTGAAAACGGTGTAGCCGCCGTACAGAACGGTGCGTCGGGAGCCTTCGTCGCCGGCCATCGGGCGCGGCGGCTGAAAGCCGGGAGGATCGAGTTCGATCATGCTCATCATGTCAGTCGTGTGGAGGTGTCGGCGCTTGCATGCTCGACACGAGTGGGCACGCGCAAATTGTGAGTTTACAGGATATGCGAGCAAGAACTATGCGCGAACGAAAACACATGGCGCACGCCCGGTTACCACGGTCAGTACGGCGATTGTGCGCCAGCGCGGTTGCGAAAGCGATGCTTCGCACTTCTGTGGTGCGGCCCGCGCCCCTTTGCGGGTCGGGGCGGGGGGACGCGACCCGGCGCAAACCTCAGGTCCGCTCCGAAGGATCGGTCTTCTTCGCGGGCGAGCGAATGTCGGGCGATAGTTGCGCGAAGATCCACGACGAGCCCGCGGTGATGATGCCCACACACAGGAACGTCGCATGAAACGCGGGCAGCGAGTTGGCGGCCGTTACGCGCGGCAGGAGGCCGGTGAAGGTGGCGAGCAACGCGCCGGCGACCGTCACGCCGAGACTCATCGAGAGCATCTGCACTAGCGAGAACAGGCTGTTGCCGCTGCTCGCGCCGCCGGTGCCGAGGTCCTTGAGCGTCAGCGTGTTCATCGCGGTGAACTGCATCGAATTGACGCCGCCGAAGAAGGCCAGTTGCACGAGCCGCAGCCACAGCGGCTGGCCGGCCGTGGTGAGCGCAAAGCTCGCCATGGTCAGGCCTACCAGCACGGTGTTGACGATCAGCACGCGCCGATAGCTGTATTTGACAATCAGCATTGTGACGAGGCGCTTGGCCGCCATGCCCGCGGCCGCCACCGGCAGCATCATCATGCCGGCTTCGAAGGCGCTATAGCCGAGACTCACCTGCAATAGCAGCGGGATCAGATACGGCATGGCGCCGCTGCCGATCCGCGCGAACAGGTTGCCGAGCAGACCGACGCTGAACGTGTGGATCTTGAACAGATCGAGCGGGAAGATCGGCGAAGGCTCGCGTACCGCATGCAAACCGTAGGCGACGAAGCAGGCCAGGCTCAGAATCAGCAGCACCAGCACGGTGGCGTGCTGGATGCCAAACTCCGTGCGGCCGTCGAGCGCGAACGAAATCGCCACCATGCCGAAGATCAGCAGCAGATAGCCCTTCACGTCGAACTTGCCGGTGTGCTCATTGCGGCTGTCCGGCATGAAGATGAACGTGGCGATGCAACCCACGATCCCCACCGGCACGTTGATCAGAAAGATCCAGTGCCACGAAGCGATTTTCACGAGCCAGCCGCCGAGCGTCGGGCCGATCAGCGGCCCGATCAGCCCCGGGATCGCCACGAACGACAAGGCCGGCAAGTAGCGTTCCGCGGGGAAGGTACGCAGCACCGCGAGCCGTCCGACTGGCAGCAGCATCGCCCCGCCCACGCCCTGCACGATGCGGTAGATCACCAGCTGATTCAGCGTATGCGCGTTGGCGCACAGCAGCGAGCCGACCGCGAACACGAGGATCGCGCTGAAGAACACGCGTCGCGTGCCGAGTTTGTCCGCGAGCCAGCCGGAGACCGGGATCATCACCGCCATCGTCAGCGAGTACGCGATCACCACTGACTGCATGCGCAACGGCAATTCGCCGAGGCTCGTCGCCATCGCGGGGAGCGCGGTGTTGACGATGGTCGAGTCGAGCGTCTGCATGAAGAAGCCGGTGGCGACAAGCCACAGCATCACGGTGAGCGAGCGGGGCGAGGGACCCGCTGGGACTGAAGGGGTAGCGGCGGAAGCGG
It encodes:
- the mdtD gene encoding multidrug transporter subunit MdtD, with protein sequence MSTPPPLPASAATPSVPAGPSPRSLTVMLWLVATGFFMQTLDSTIVNTALPAMATSLGELPLRMQSVVIAYSLTMAVMIPVSGWLADKLGTRRVFFSAILVFAVGSLLCANAHTLNQLVIYRIVQGVGGAMLLPVGRLAVLRTFPAERYLPALSFVAIPGLIGPLIGPTLGGWLVKIASWHWIFLINVPVGIVGCIATFIFMPDSRNEHTGKFDVKGYLLLIFGMVAISFALDGRTEFGIQHATVLVLLILSLACFVAYGLHAVREPSPIFPLDLFKIHTFSVGLLGNLFARIGSGAMPYLIPLLLQVSLGYSAFEAGMMMLPVAAAGMAAKRLVTMLIVKYSYRRVLIVNTVLVGLTMASFALTTAGQPLWLRLVQLAFFGGVNSMQFTAMNTLTLKDLGTGGASSGNSLFSLVQMLSMSLGVTVAGALLATFTGLLPRVTAANSLPAFHATFLCVGIITAGSSWIFAQLSPDIRSPAKKTDPSERT
- a CDS encoding EAL domain-containing protein, which gives rise to MSMIELDPPGFQPPRPMAGDEGSRRTVLYGGYTVFSVFQPVFSVSHRRAIGYHASLRAHDEHALQVPSHEVFTQAARRGDLLELGRLAESLHLGNFNAFDSHDEWLFLSLHPAALMDTSYGDALLAGLKALGLPPQRVVLEVSEQAGGETTRFADIIDALRKSGFLIALDGFGAKHSNIDRVWNLRPDIVTLDRCILAQASEHSHIERVLPGLVSLLHESGQLVLMGGLGTERDALIALECNVDFVQGAFFAGPSVEPVKPQAAAGLMDSLSAALRERVASRERSQSARLAPYVTALETAAAQLVAGESVTQATASLLTLGETARCFVLDGSGRQIGDNVLPSGRASQRAKRFRPLLHSEGASWERRPYFIQAMRAPGRVHLTPPYLSINEAHLCVTASIAAHTPHGTQVLCVDINWEVAAHRN
- a CDS encoding sigma-70 family RNA polymerase sigma factor; translation: MTEQGIDKASGFEAMRARLLALAYRMLGSRAEAEDVVQDVWLKWHLADTQEVQTPAAWLTTITTRAAIDRLRHVQRERASQAAGWLPEPWLDEVAPSAEELALRAAEMSYGVMLLLERLKPDERAAFVLHEAFDCDYAEIAKILDRTPASCRQIVHRAKTRLQRAGAPLERPDPAAHARIVERLRTALEAQDRVGLLRLFSDAPEVISDAPVCTQELAPVAWMETVTALAHQASHAELVSVEGAMAIALLFEGEVVGVIDVSTQRLPDGSVKIVALRAVISAVRLQAANRLLGRAAVMKLLARIQQNAIASITMRSDFPVDVDA